The following coding sequences are from one Carassius auratus strain Wakin chromosome 15, ASM336829v1, whole genome shotgun sequence window:
- the LOC113115095 gene encoding uromodulin-like 1, with amino-acid sequence MLPIDPHGIRLLPSVLSKSASFTISLFQMINYSTAYLHCDLSVCLRNRSECEKQCVQSRNAHLREEPGAIFSSTGNRISFGPVLKEADNSSFSETADDTEAVVMIISSVASCLLACLALFLVWMANRRCLQRSRTLCEC; translated from the exons AT GCTGCCTATAGACCCTCATGGCATTAGACTGCTTCCTAGCGTCCTGTCAAAGAGCGCCAGCTTCACCATCAGTCTCTTCCAGATGATCAATTACTCCACCGCGTACCTGCACTGTGACCTCAGCGTGTGTTTGAGGAACCGTTCTGAGTGCGAGAAG CAGTGCGTTCAGAGTCGAAATGCGCATCTCAGAGAGGAACCAGGGGCTATCTTCAGCAGCACGGGAAACCGCATTTCTTTTGGCCCTGTTTTGAAAGAAGCAGACAATTCATCATTCTCTGAAACAGCAG ATGACACTGAAGCCGTGGTGATGATTATCAGCTCAGTGGCCAGCTGTTTGCTGGCATGTTTGGCTCTCTTTCTTGTCTGGATGGCAAACAGACGTTGTCTGCAAAGGTCCAGGACCCTTTGTGAATGCTAA
- the ankk1 gene encoding ankyrin repeat and protein kinase domain-containing protein 1 isoform X1, producing the protein MTAANSSVQGSFRDGSLERFTHFEKDEFESDWEKLAERKFGRVYKVKVKVWRETCALKTTTNDYRNMTQMSKIGRLKFSYLISIYGISKDPPGLVMEYMSKGSLDNLLSSHFLMWPKKFQMIHEMTMGMNFLHSMKPPILHLNLKPANILFDDHLHVKISDFGLVKWEEFSGKTEFIEHLSPRGNINYVPPEIFTQNPEPPGTKYDVYSISIIMWEILTQQRAYQGLNMTEILIRVSSGKRPGVEKIPEDKPLECEDMIGVMQQCWHQDCSRRPAFSETVRLTEVLSEILKIPDTNARGEIRKRLPEQVWNPKKTADSSDDSSVHSLLVKKEFESFKKVLQKEHVSMVFQDNNSLLHHAVASGDTESVQMVLNLGAPVNCQSAKGYTPLIVAVLHKFYEICSLLTDCGADVNLSDGDQWTALHFAVQAGDDRAVRLLLDNKARADAKEKDGWTPLHLAAQNGHEHIVRILIPRLNAVDEQERQSGRTALHMASIYGHVNIVNLLLKKKADVNKTDNLQSTSLHLAADEGHFRVVRLLVNNGADVKTVDEQSYSPLHFAALKGYTGICRLLLSKGVDPDIRTYQNWTAMHLAALKGHPETVLVLEEHHGSVNVQGKDGWTPLHLACHHGQEEVVTVLLTAGADPNLAEDNGWTPLHLACNSSCFPSVLQLISHQANVNAQNNSQSTPLHSAVQLSNIPIIKALLMNNAQRDMQDSKGCTPLTLAQRCNNTEAVELLNR; encoded by the exons ATGACAGCAGCTAATTCCAGCGTGCAGGGTTCTTTCAGAGACGGCAGCCTGGAAAGATTTACTCATTTTGAAAAAGATGAGTTTGAAAGTGACTGGGAGAAACTGGCTGAGCGTAAGTTTGGCCGTGTCTATAAGGTGAAGGTTAAAGTCTGGCGGGAAACATGTGCACTAAAGACAACGACCAATGATTACAG GAACATGACACAGATGTCCAAAATCGGAAGACTGAAGTTTAGCTATTTAATCTCCATTTATGGAATAAGCAAAGATCCACCTGGTTTAGTGATGGAATATATGAGCAAGGGATCCTTGGACAACCTCCTCAGCAGTCATTTCTTAATGTGGCCTAAGAAGTTCCAAATGATCCACGAGATGACGATGGGCATGAATTTTCTGCACAGCATGAAACCACCCATTCTTCATTTGAATTTGAAACCAGCCAACATTCTTTTTGATGACCATCTACACGTGAAA ATTTCAGATTTTGGCCTCGTTAAATGGGAGGAGTTTTCTGGAAAGACAGAGTTTATTGAACACCTGTCACCTCGGGGGAACATAAACTATGTGCCTCCAGAGATCTTTACCCAGAATCCTGAACCACCTGGAACGAAGTACGATGTTTACAG CATTTCTATTATTATGTGGGAAATTCTGACTCAGCAGCGTGCATACCAAG GTCTGAATATGACAGAAATATTAATCAGAGTGTCATCTGGCAAAAGGCCTGGTGTAGAGAAGATCCCTGAAGACAAGCCACTTGAGTGCGAGGACATGATTGGTGTCATGCAGCAGTGTTGGCATCAAGACTGCAGCCGGAGACCGGCTTTCTCTG AAACCGTGCGATTGACTGAAGTCCTTAGTGAAATCCTAAAAATCCCGGACACGAATGCAAGGGGTGAGATAAGAAAACGTCTACCTGAACAGGTATGGAAC CCAAAGAAAACAGCTGACTCCTCAG ATGATTCTAGCGTTCACTCTCTCCTTGTGAAGAAAGAGTTTGAGAGCTTTAAGAAAGTTCTACAAAAAGAGCACGTGTCTATGGTCTTCCAAGACAACAACTCTCTCCTTCATCACGCTGTGGCAAGCGGGGACACAGAGAGCGTGCAGATGGTCCTGAATCTGGGAGCTCCTGTGAATTGCCAGAGTGCAAAAGGCTACACCCCGCTCATTGTTGCAGTTCTGCACAAGTTTTACGAGATTTGCAGCTTGCTGACAGACTGTGGGGCTGACGTCAACCTCAGCGATGGCGACCAGTGGACTGCGCTGCACTTTGCCGTACAGGCTGGCGACGACAGAGCCGTTCGCCTTTTGTTAGACAATAAGGCGAGAGCCGATGCCAAGGAGAAGGATGGGTGGACGCCTTTGCATCTCGCTGCTCAGAATGGCCACGAGCACATCGTGAGAATCCTGATCCCGCGTCTGAATGCCGTGGATGAGCAGGAGCGCCAGTCTGGCCGTACGGCGCTTCACATGGCTTCCATTTACGGTCACGTGAACATCGTCAACCTCTTGCTCAAAAAAAAAGCTGACGTTAACAAAACAGATAACCTTCAATCCACTTCACTACACTTGGCGGCAGATGAAGGGCACTTCAGGGTGGTCCGTTTGCTGGTTAATAATGGGGCTGATGTGAAAACAGTCGATGAGCAAAGCTACAGTCCCCTACATTTTGCCGCTCTAAAGGGTTACACAGGTATCTGCAGACTCCTGTTGAGTAAAGGAGTCGACCCCGATATCAGAACCTATCAGAATTGGACAGCCATGCACCTTGCAGCCCTAAAAGGCCATCCAGAGACTGTCCTCGTGTTAGAGGAGCACCACGGCTCAGTCAATGTCCAAGGGAAAGACGGATGGACTCCTCTGCATCTTGCTTGCCATCATGGGCAGGAGGAGGTGGTGACGGTGCTGCTAACAGCAGGTGCTGACCCAAACCTGGCCGAGGATAATGGCTGGACACCCCTTCACTTAGCCTGTAACAGTAGCTGCTTCCCTAGCGTTCTGCAGCTGATATCTCACCAAGC
- the ankk1 gene encoding ankyrin repeat and protein kinase domain-containing protein 1 isoform X2 encodes MTAANSSVQGSFRDGSLERFTHFEKDEFESDWEKLAERKFGRVYKVKVKVWRETCALKTTTNDYRNMTQMSKIGRLKFSYLISIYGISKDPPGLVMEYMSKGSLDNLLSSHFLMWPKKFQMIHEMTMGMNFLHSMKPPILHLNLKPANILFDDHLHVKISDFGLVKWEEFSGKTEFIEHLSPRGNINYVPPEIFTQNPEPPGTKYDVYSISIIMWEILTQQRAYQGLNMTEILIRVSSGKRPGVEKIPEDKPLECEDMIGVMQQCWHQDCSRRPAFSETVRLTEVLSEILKIPDTNARGEIRKRLPEQPKKTADSSDDSSVHSLLVKKEFESFKKVLQKEHVSMVFQDNNSLLHHAVASGDTESVQMVLNLGAPVNCQSAKGYTPLIVAVLHKFYEICSLLTDCGADVNLSDGDQWTALHFAVQAGDDRAVRLLLDNKARADAKEKDGWTPLHLAAQNGHEHIVRILIPRLNAVDEQERQSGRTALHMASIYGHVNIVNLLLKKKADVNKTDNLQSTSLHLAADEGHFRVVRLLVNNGADVKTVDEQSYSPLHFAALKGYTGICRLLLSKGVDPDIRTYQNWTAMHLAALKGHPETVLVLEEHHGSVNVQGKDGWTPLHLACHHGQEEVVTVLLTAGADPNLAEDNGWTPLHLACNSSCFPSVLQLISHQANVNAQNNSQSTPLHSAVQLSNIPIIKALLMNNAQRDMQDSKGCTPLTLAQRCNNTEAVELLNR; translated from the exons ATGACAGCAGCTAATTCCAGCGTGCAGGGTTCTTTCAGAGACGGCAGCCTGGAAAGATTTACTCATTTTGAAAAAGATGAGTTTGAAAGTGACTGGGAGAAACTGGCTGAGCGTAAGTTTGGCCGTGTCTATAAGGTGAAGGTTAAAGTCTGGCGGGAAACATGTGCACTAAAGACAACGACCAATGATTACAG GAACATGACACAGATGTCCAAAATCGGAAGACTGAAGTTTAGCTATTTAATCTCCATTTATGGAATAAGCAAAGATCCACCTGGTTTAGTGATGGAATATATGAGCAAGGGATCCTTGGACAACCTCCTCAGCAGTCATTTCTTAATGTGGCCTAAGAAGTTCCAAATGATCCACGAGATGACGATGGGCATGAATTTTCTGCACAGCATGAAACCACCCATTCTTCATTTGAATTTGAAACCAGCCAACATTCTTTTTGATGACCATCTACACGTGAAA ATTTCAGATTTTGGCCTCGTTAAATGGGAGGAGTTTTCTGGAAAGACAGAGTTTATTGAACACCTGTCACCTCGGGGGAACATAAACTATGTGCCTCCAGAGATCTTTACCCAGAATCCTGAACCACCTGGAACGAAGTACGATGTTTACAG CATTTCTATTATTATGTGGGAAATTCTGACTCAGCAGCGTGCATACCAAG GTCTGAATATGACAGAAATATTAATCAGAGTGTCATCTGGCAAAAGGCCTGGTGTAGAGAAGATCCCTGAAGACAAGCCACTTGAGTGCGAGGACATGATTGGTGTCATGCAGCAGTGTTGGCATCAAGACTGCAGCCGGAGACCGGCTTTCTCTG AAACCGTGCGATTGACTGAAGTCCTTAGTGAAATCCTAAAAATCCCGGACACGAATGCAAGGGGTGAGATAAGAAAACGTCTACCTGAACAG CCAAAGAAAACAGCTGACTCCTCAG ATGATTCTAGCGTTCACTCTCTCCTTGTGAAGAAAGAGTTTGAGAGCTTTAAGAAAGTTCTACAAAAAGAGCACGTGTCTATGGTCTTCCAAGACAACAACTCTCTCCTTCATCACGCTGTGGCAAGCGGGGACACAGAGAGCGTGCAGATGGTCCTGAATCTGGGAGCTCCTGTGAATTGCCAGAGTGCAAAAGGCTACACCCCGCTCATTGTTGCAGTTCTGCACAAGTTTTACGAGATTTGCAGCTTGCTGACAGACTGTGGGGCTGACGTCAACCTCAGCGATGGCGACCAGTGGACTGCGCTGCACTTTGCCGTACAGGCTGGCGACGACAGAGCCGTTCGCCTTTTGTTAGACAATAAGGCGAGAGCCGATGCCAAGGAGAAGGATGGGTGGACGCCTTTGCATCTCGCTGCTCAGAATGGCCACGAGCACATCGTGAGAATCCTGATCCCGCGTCTGAATGCCGTGGATGAGCAGGAGCGCCAGTCTGGCCGTACGGCGCTTCACATGGCTTCCATTTACGGTCACGTGAACATCGTCAACCTCTTGCTCAAAAAAAAAGCTGACGTTAACAAAACAGATAACCTTCAATCCACTTCACTACACTTGGCGGCAGATGAAGGGCACTTCAGGGTGGTCCGTTTGCTGGTTAATAATGGGGCTGATGTGAAAACAGTCGATGAGCAAAGCTACAGTCCCCTACATTTTGCCGCTCTAAAGGGTTACACAGGTATCTGCAGACTCCTGTTGAGTAAAGGAGTCGACCCCGATATCAGAACCTATCAGAATTGGACAGCCATGCACCTTGCAGCCCTAAAAGGCCATCCAGAGACTGTCCTCGTGTTAGAGGAGCACCACGGCTCAGTCAATGTCCAAGGGAAAGACGGATGGACTCCTCTGCATCTTGCTTGCCATCATGGGCAGGAGGAGGTGGTGACGGTGCTGCTAACAGCAGGTGCTGACCCAAACCTGGCCGAGGATAATGGCTGGACACCCCTTCACTTAGCCTGTAACAGTAGCTGCTTCCCTAGCGTTCTGCAGCTGATATCTCACCAAGC